The Pricia mediterranea genome includes a window with the following:
- a CDS encoding DUF7033 domain-containing protein, translating into MLLIYTHKITPRFTYTMKQVFTRILGLKITFTTKVEDFIKHAGPKITYTKQPLQNEFFIRSNDLLFEQGINDFEIKISEWDGVPCFFDAGDRSSIPFDIFSASFYLISRYEEYLPHVKDHHGRFPPKESLAYKHVFLQSPVVDIWAFKFLEALKVKFPDLERKSRYYTYTSLIDVNTSHAFAYRGFVRGVSGLLYDLASLKFSRVAERVKVWLYPKRDPYDNFDSLVELHKKFKIKSIFFFQFATYSTYDKNVSPNSNKFRFLIKSIADYSIVALAASYSSFSDFNLLKKEKKRLSGVINRPIDTCRMRYNRTHLPDTYRTLIEAGFSDDYTMGYTNEPGFRAGTCTPFYFYDMNLEIQQPIRIHPFTFHDYAFTSVGGRDAVLKRMETLNKEVKKVNGNFVTVFSNELLGNDHKVDWMDLYETVLERYNQ; encoded by the coding sequence ATGCTATTAATCTACACCCATAAAATCACGCCTCGCTTCACGTACACCATGAAGCAGGTGTTCACCCGTATCTTAGGTCTCAAAATCACCTTTACTACTAAGGTAGAGGACTTTATAAAGCACGCCGGACCAAAAATCACTTACACTAAACAACCGCTCCAGAACGAATTCTTTATTCGGAGCAACGATTTGCTGTTCGAGCAGGGCATCAACGATTTTGAGATCAAGATTTCCGAATGGGACGGGGTTCCTTGTTTCTTCGATGCCGGGGACCGCAGCAGCATCCCCTTTGATATTTTTTCGGCCAGTTTTTATCTGATAAGCCGCTATGAGGAGTACCTTCCCCATGTGAAAGATCATCACGGGCGATTTCCCCCCAAAGAAAGCCTCGCCTATAAACATGTGTTTCTACAATCGCCGGTAGTTGACATCTGGGCTTTTAAATTTCTGGAAGCCCTCAAAGTAAAGTTTCCGGATTTGGAGCGTAAATCCAGATACTATACCTATACATCCCTTATCGATGTCAACACATCCCATGCCTTTGCCTATAGAGGTTTTGTAAGAGGTGTCTCTGGGCTGTTGTATGATTTGGCATCCTTGAAATTCAGCCGGGTGGCAGAACGAGTCAAGGTGTGGTTGTATCCTAAGAGAGATCCGTACGATAATTTTGACTCCCTGGTCGAACTGCATAAAAAGTTCAAGATCAAAAGCATATTTTTTTTCCAGTTCGCGACCTATTCCACGTATGACAAGAACGTTTCCCCGAACAGTAATAAGTTCCGGTTTCTAATCAAGTCTATTGCCGATTACAGCATAGTGGCCCTGGCCGCCTCCTACAGTTCCTTTTCTGATTTTAATCTCTTAAAAAAGGAGAAGAAGCGGCTGAGCGGCGTAATCAACCGCCCGATAGATACTTGCCGCATGCGCTATAACCGAACCCATTTGCCGGATACGTACCGCACCCTGATCGAAGCGGGTTTCAGTGACGACTATACCATGGGGTACACCAATGAACCTGGGTTCCGTGCCGGTACCTGTACCCCGTTCTACTTTTACGATATGAACCTTGAAATACAACAGCCCATACGCATCCATCCCTTTACATTTCACGATTACGCCTTTACCAGTGTCGGCGGTCGCGATGCGGTTTTAAAGCGTATGGAAACCCTTAATAAAGAAGTCAAGAAGGTAAACGGCAATTTTGTAACGGTTTTTTCCAACGAACTTCTGGGTAACGATCATAAGGTCGATTGGATGGACTTGTACGAGACCGTGTTGGAGCGTTACAATCAATAG
- a CDS encoding UDP-N-acetylmuramate--L-alanine ligase, whose protein sequence is MQIHFIAIGGSTMHNLALALKDKGYMITGSDDVVFEPSKGRLAEKGLLPEKMGWFPTKIRETLDAVILGMHAKPDNPELLRAQELGLKIYSYPEYLYEHSKEKTRVVIGGSHGKTTITSMILHVLDYHGRNVDYMVGAQLGGFDRMVHLTDDNDFIVLEGDEYLSSPIDRRPKFHLYKPNIALLSGIAWDHVNVFPTFETYVEQFRIFVDGIVKGGSITYNAEDDEVKKVVEASDNAIRKLPYSTPDYEVENGQTLLDTPEGPMPIEVFGKHNLSNLAGAKWICQNMGIDEADFYEAIATFTGASKRLEKLAEGKSSVLYKDFAHAPSKVAATTRAVREQYPERKLVACLELHTYSSFEPEFLKGYKGALDAADIAVVFYLPESVAIKKLDPVSPEQISEAFERKDLRIFTDATAFKDFIFEQDYKNSVLLLMSSGNYGGLDLEAVGGAVK, encoded by the coding sequence ATGCAAATCCACTTTATTGCCATTGGCGGAAGCACCATGCACAATTTGGCATTGGCACTGAAGGACAAGGGCTATATGATAACCGGAAGCGATGACGTAGTTTTTGAGCCCTCTAAAGGCCGCTTGGCGGAAAAGGGATTGCTCCCGGAGAAAATGGGATGGTTTCCGACAAAAATCCGGGAAACCCTTGATGCCGTAATCTTGGGGATGCATGCCAAGCCCGATAATCCCGAATTGTTGCGGGCCCAAGAACTGGGACTCAAAATCTATTCGTATCCCGAATACCTGTACGAACATTCCAAAGAAAAGACCCGGGTCGTCATCGGGGGAAGCCACGGAAAGACCACCATAACCTCTATGATCTTGCACGTGCTGGACTACCACGGCCGGAATGTCGATTATATGGTCGGGGCCCAATTAGGGGGGTTCGACCGGATGGTGCACCTTACCGATGATAACGATTTTATAGTTTTGGAAGGGGACGAATATTTGTCCTCCCCCATCGACCGGCGACCCAAATTTCACCTTTACAAGCCCAATATTGCCTTGTTAAGTGGAATCGCGTGGGACCATGTCAATGTATTTCCCACTTTTGAAACATACGTGGAACAGTTCAGGATTTTTGTGGATGGTATCGTTAAAGGGGGAAGCATTACCTATAATGCTGAAGACGATGAGGTCAAAAAAGTGGTCGAGGCTTCCGACAACGCCATCCGAAAGTTGCCCTATTCGACTCCAGATTATGAGGTGGAAAACGGACAGACGCTTTTGGATACCCCCGAAGGTCCTATGCCCATTGAGGTTTTCGGGAAGCATAACCTGAGCAATCTTGCCGGGGCCAAATGGATCTGTCAGAACATGGGCATCGACGAGGCCGATTTTTACGAGGCCATCGCGACCTTCACCGGGGCATCGAAACGCTTGGAAAAATTGGCCGAGGGAAAATCGAGCGTTTTGTATAAAGATTTTGCCCATGCTCCCAGCAAGGTGGCCGCCACCACGCGAGCGGTAAGGGAACAGTATCCCGAGAGAAAACTGGTTGCCTGTCTCGAACTGCATACCTACAGTAGTTTTGAACCGGAATTCCTAAAGGGATATAAAGGCGCCCTAGACGCCGCTGATATCGCCGTGGTCTTTTATCTACCGGAATCCGTCGCCATAAAAAAGCTGGATCCCGTCTCCCCCGAACAGATATCCGAGGCCTTCGAGCGTAAGGACCTGCGCATCTTTACGGATGCTACGGCCTTCAAGGATTTCATTTTCGAACAGGATTATAAGAACTCCGTGCTGCTGCTCATGAGCTCGGGTAACTATGGAGGCTTGGATCTGGAGGCGGTCGGAGGGGCAGTGAAATGA
- a CDS encoding cupin domain-containing protein, translated as MSLNLSKIPSKEIMPGYHGRLVHTENMSLAFWEVDEGAEVPEHSHMNEQVMHVIEGRFEFTLNGDTQVYHPGDIVIIAPYKKHSGRALTPCKLMDAFSPVREEYK; from the coding sequence ATGTCGCTCAATCTCTCCAAAATACCCTCCAAAGAAATCATGCCCGGTTACCACGGTCGATTGGTTCATACGGAAAACATGAGCCTCGCTTTTTGGGAAGTCGATGAGGGTGCGGAGGTCCCCGAACACTCGCACATGAACGAGCAGGTGATGCACGTAATCGAGGGCAGGTTCGAGTTTACATTAAATGGGGACACCCAAGTGTATCACCCAGGGGATATAGTGATCATCGCACCCTATAAAAAACATAGTGGTCGCGCGTTGACCCCCTGTAAACTAATGGATGCATTTAGTCCGGTAAGGGAAGAGTATAAGTAG
- a CDS encoding TrmH family RNA methyltransferase, protein MVSKKQIKFVKSLGQKKYRNRHGLFVAEGIKLVRELLLSSFKTYRIFTTDLSVFDGNNGAIEAITEAELGQMSGLKSPNTVVGVFEIPNAGNLDFSDWILAVDDVRDPGNLGTIIRLCDWFGISHLVCSENTVDCYNPKTLQATMGSIARVAVGYTDLEDFLEKSDLPVFGAFMEGEAVYEAELPKKGILVMGNESNGISPEVERQVSKKLSIPRPGHTDRSERKSAESLNVAMAAAILLNEIRRK, encoded by the coding sequence ATGGTCAGTAAAAAGCAAATAAAGTTCGTAAAAAGCCTTGGTCAAAAAAAATATCGCAACCGGCACGGTCTGTTCGTGGCGGAAGGTATAAAATTGGTGCGGGAGTTACTGCTCTCTTCTTTTAAGACGTATCGGATATTTACCACGGATCTTTCGGTCTTCGACGGTAACAACGGGGCAATTGAAGCCATTACCGAGGCCGAACTGGGTCAGATGAGCGGGCTAAAATCTCCCAACACCGTTGTAGGGGTGTTCGAAATACCCAATGCGGGAAATCTTGATTTTTCAGACTGGATACTGGCCGTTGACGATGTGCGCGATCCGGGAAACTTGGGTACCATCATCCGTTTATGTGATTGGTTCGGCATCAGTCATCTTGTATGCTCCGAAAATACGGTAGATTGCTACAATCCGAAAACTTTGCAGGCTACCATGGGTTCCATCGCCAGGGTAGCGGTCGGCTATACCGATTTAGAGGATTTCTTGGAAAAATCCGACCTGCCCGTTTTTGGTGCTTTTATGGAGGGGGAAGCGGTTTACGAAGCGGAGTTGCCAAAAAAAGGGATTTTGGTGATGGGCAACGAATCCAACGGTATTTCCCCAGAAGTAGAACGTCAGGTTTCGAAGAAACTCAGTATTCCCCGGCCCGGACACACCGATCGTTCCGAGAGGAAATCCGCCGAAAGCCTGAACGTGGCAATGGCGGCGGCGATTTTACTGAATGAGATACGACGCAAATAG
- a CDS encoding SDR family oxidoreductase, with the protein MKINLTGKTALVGGSSGGIGKAVAEQLAESGASVTLMSHSGNKLKSIVAGLSTDQGQVHNYLVVDFSDFEGYKVLISDFFATNSVDILVNNTQGPDAGNTLDKQVPDYQEAFDLLFKTVVFTTELALKHMIKNKWGRIINAASVSVKEPLSYLALSNTIRAAVVTWAKSLASDVGEHNITVNSILTGYFDTDRINQLNTKKAEQQGIPQEEVRSDMESKVPLKRIGDPKEYGYLVTYLASEQAAFITGTQIPIDGGLLKSL; encoded by the coding sequence ATGAAAATAAATTTAACTGGAAAAACCGCCCTGGTCGGTGGGAGTAGCGGCGGAATCGGCAAGGCAGTGGCCGAACAGCTGGCGGAAAGTGGCGCCAGCGTAACCCTGATGTCCCACAGCGGGAACAAATTGAAATCCATTGTCGCTGGACTTTCTACAGATCAGGGACAGGTCCATAATTATTTAGTGGTGGATTTTTCCGATTTCGAAGGATATAAAGTACTGATTTCGGACTTCTTTGCAACCAATTCGGTAGATATTTTGGTCAATAATACTCAAGGTCCCGATGCCGGGAACACGTTGGACAAACAAGTGCCCGATTATCAGGAAGCCTTTGACCTGCTCTTCAAAACAGTGGTCTTTACCACTGAATTGGCACTAAAGCATATGATAAAAAACAAATGGGGCCGCATTATCAATGCGGCCTCCGTTTCCGTGAAGGAACCATTATCGTACCTGGCCCTTTCCAACACCATTCGGGCAGCGGTCGTCACCTGGGCCAAATCATTGGCCAGCGATGTGGGCGAGCACAACATCACGGTCAATAGCATTCTAACGGGTTATTTCGATACGGACCGTATCAACCAGCTCAATACCAAAAAGGCAGAACAACAGGGCATACCGCAAGAAGAGGTAAGGTCTGATATGGAATCCAAGGTACCCCTAAAACGTATCGGCGACCCAAAGGAATATGGCTATCTGGTCACGTATTTGGCATCCGAACAGGCCGCATTCATTACCGGCACCCAAATTCCCATCGACGGGGGATTGTTGAAGTCGCTTTGA
- the radC gene encoding RadC family protein has translation MQEKRSSFSIKYWSDDDKPREKLVQKGKSALSDAELIAILIGSGSRNESAVALSKRILAGVDNNLNELGKLSIKQLKVFKGIGEAKAISIIAGLEIGRRRRGEAIKKITKINSSRDAFELLRPRIGDLEHEEFWILYLNNANKVLHLASLSKGGLTSTLVDVRLAMRQALEHGAVALVLAHNHPSGTLRPSKGDRDVTAKLKGAALTLDITVLDHIIVTEKDYFSFADEGVL, from the coding sequence ATGCAGGAAAAACGCTCATCCTTCTCCATAAAATATTGGTCCGATGACGACAAACCGCGCGAAAAATTAGTTCAAAAAGGGAAGTCCGCCCTATCGGATGCCGAACTGATCGCCATCTTGATCGGGTCGGGAAGCAGGAACGAAAGTGCGGTGGCCCTGTCGAAAAGGATATTGGCAGGGGTCGATAACAATCTGAACGAACTGGGCAAACTCAGCATAAAGCAATTGAAGGTCTTTAAGGGCATCGGGGAGGCAAAAGCGATCAGCATAATTGCGGGACTTGAAATCGGCAGGCGGAGAAGGGGAGAGGCGATCAAAAAAATAACCAAGATCAACAGTAGTCGGGACGCCTTTGAGCTATTGCGGCCCCGAATCGGGGATCTCGAGCACGAAGAGTTCTGGATCCTCTATCTGAACAATGCGAATAAGGTATTGCATCTGGCCTCGCTCAGCAAAGGCGGACTCACAAGCACCTTGGTCGATGTGCGCCTTGCCATGCGACAAGCTCTTGAACATGGAGCAGTAGCCTTGGTGCTGGCCCATAACCATCCCTCGGGAACCCTGAGGCCGAGTAAAGGAGATCGAGACGTCACCGCTAAATTGAAAGGAGCCGCCTTGACGTTGGACATTACTGTTTTGGATCATATCATCGTTACCGAAAAAGACTATTTTAGCTTTGCGGACGAAGGGGTGCTGTGA